AAGTTTCAAAAATGTAATGAATTCCAGCAGGTAATCAGGCAGCTCTGTATAAATGCTCTGGAAGTGTCAGCATTTTAGGATGATTCTACAGGTTAGTATCAGTCTGCCAGTTTGGAGTGGGATTTGGATTTGAATCTGAAGCTGTCTATTCATGGCAGACACAGATTGTAGTTTCAGAAGTTATCCACCTGtagcattttgcaaaataaaaactgttcCAGTTGCAGAAGAGATTTTCCAGGTGAACATgcttaagaaaacatttccagaaagtTATTATTTGGAAAACAAGATGCTACCATGACCATCATTGTATTTCACCTGTGTTAGAGCTGTGTGCTCATAGCCATGTAAGGAATGCTTTATTTAATGCTGTTTGTAGTTTCATTCTCTTGGCTTCTGCCTTCCACTTTACTGGCCTTTAAACTCAAcccagaaatatattttactcAATTGAAATGTTTGCTACTCAAAATATATTACAGTACTTCTGATCTggacattttctcttttaagctGTTTGAATCTTCCTGGACAGCCATCATCTAATTGTACTTCCAAATCTTAACACAGGgattaacaagaaaagaaatataatcacTTGGAGAAGTGCTTGATAAACCACATGggtcagagggaccttgacaggctggagaaatgtgcagacaggaacctcatgaagttcaacaaagcgAAGTGCAAAGCCCTGAACCTGGGGAGGAATAGCCCtgtgcaccagtatatgctgtgGGCCAACTGGCTGGGAAGCAGGTTGGCAGAAAAAGTCCTCGGGCTCTTTTTGGTCTTAACACAACATTAagcgtgagccagcaatgtgcccttgcaacAAAGAAAGCCAATAGCCTCCTGGGGTGCATTAGGaagagtattgccagcaggtcaaggaaagtGATTGTTCCCCTTTATTCAGCCCTGGTGAGActacatctggagtgctgggtccagtcctgtgcttctcagtacaagagagacatggacatactggactgagtccagcaaagggtcatgaggatgattaagggattggagtaTCTGtcatgtgaggagaggctgagagagctgagactgctTAGACTCGAGAAGGCTCAGGGCATGCTAGGAATGTGTATAAATGCCTGATAGAAGACAGTAAAGACGACGGAGCCAGACTTCTCAGAGGTATCCAGTGAaggaacaagaggcaatggtcaCAAATTGAAACTCAAGAAATTCCttttgaaagtaagaaaaaacttttttgcaGTGAGGTttgtcaaatactggaacaggttgcccagagaagttcaggcatctccatctttggagatattcaaaactggaCAGAGTATCCTGCTCTAGCTGACACTGCTTAGAGCTGAGAGGTTTGACCAGATAGTCAACGATGTCGcctccaacctcaactattctgtgattctatgatttcagatGGAGCCTAATAAAAATAAGTTTAGAAGACCCAAAAAGGGAAGTAGCTTTGTTCTTAATTTTCCAAAGTATATTGAGGGTAATGCTAGCTATTTAATCCAGCAGCTAGTTCTGAGAGCTTTGACAATAAAGAACTTGTTTTCAAACTGCAGCAATCAATATTAGGctccaaaaatatatatatttatttcctaaatctaattttaaggatttctgaggattttcttttcagtgggaCCTCAGAATTTAAGAAACTCAGTTCCCATTTCTTTAAGTCATTGATTTTCAGTACCTAAAATTCTGAAAGCACAGGGCAAAatcaaaagaacaaaagaataCTAGACTACTAATTTGTTCCCATTGCCAGAGGATGGTGCTGTTTAAACAGATAGCCCACACAGATATGCCCCCTACAACAACCACGTGGGTTAGTGAGtttttcttggaaggaaaaggaagaagaacaagGCAAAGAGATTAcgattttatatctttttaactAACCTTCAGGACCCAACAATAATCAGTATTTACTTAATCAAGGTAGATTTTTAAGCATGCTTGAGTAACTTGGGAACTTTTACTACCTCTGCAACTTTTGCTCCCAAAACTTCTTAAGAGTCTTTCAAAATTCAGTCTTTGGTCATCAAAACATGAAATACCCCACCTTACTAGCTGTTCTCATATAGCCTGCTGAAATTCAAGTTGATTACGTGATAATGAAAGTCAAAAAATGGAATAGTGGAAGATCAGTCTCACAAACAGGCTGTGGTGGGAAAAATGGGCTCTTAGTAGTTTAAGAAATCAATACCAACTTTGACACTTTTAGAGGTGGCAACATCAACGGCCATGGCTTTGATTTCAGTGTCCCCAAACTGCATAAGTGTTTTGATCTCCCGCCGGTTTGGCACTGAAGCATCAGTTCCTGTGAGATCCAAGCGAAGGGTGCCACACTTTTTCACTCCAGATTCGGTGATGAAGCTGACATTATCTTGTTCTGAGCTATAGATATTGATCACTATTACTAACTGAGAAGGTTTGGCAGGTGTGTAACTGCGTGTCACAGTTTCTCCAAGAGCTACAGATTGGTCGGCTGAGATAAATTTGTCAAAGACATCAGTGCACCAGCGTGTGCCATCTTTGATTAGAAGCTTCTCTGGTGGATGCTTCCCTTCCACAAACCGATTGAGTACACCCACACCATAGGTGAGAGGTGAACGCCGCACTTTGATGACAGCAGGGTCTAGACCAAAGAGAACAGCTCCTTTGAGGATAGTGAGCCCCACATCCTGAGGAATGATGACTCGACACCTCGAACCAAAAGCGCTCTGGACAGCTTGTTGGAGTAAGGGGGATTCAGCGAAGCCACCCACCAGGAACAGAAACTTGACATTGGTCACTTCTGGCTTATCAAACACATCACctaaacagaaacagagcccaTTCAATAGGGAAAAATCCACTGTGACAAGGCAACGCAGGTGAAACTCCTAATGTCTGAGTGCACTGAACGTCCCATGCACATGCACAAGATCTGAAACTGCCACATCTATGCCCACACTGCCACTCTCAGCATGCACTAGTTCCACTTCTGCAATCTCTTCTATACTCTATTTCACTGTGAATGGAAACTTACCTCAAAGCATAcaatatttctgtaaaacagaatttttatttagcTTCTACCGGTAAAGGGAGACACGGATTTCTTGCAAAGAAATCCTGCCAGTCACACTATGGGTGGTAGGGAAACAGACATCATCTTGCCACTTCAGGTACCAGTGAGATATTCCCAAACCTAACTGATTCACATACCCTTTATTGCATTCCAGATAAGTCACCCCATTTTAAATTCACTTATTATTTCTGACCCTAACATCTTAACCGCAATATGTACCATCTGCAAAATGATACCACCTTACATTTTTAGCTTCCTCCTTAGCTTAAGCCCACATGTCCTACTTTCAAGAGAATCATACAGTTCAGTTGTAGGCTCACCCTTATTAACCGAAGTAGCATGACTGAGGTATCTGTCACTACTGTAATTCTAGACCTCCACCTCCCTGCTCACATATAAGCTGTTCTGTACTAGCTGTCCAATTTGTGGCCTCTCAAAATTTATCTAATAATTCCTCACATATAGTGAGTAAAGCTGGATATTCCACTCCAAATACAATTCAATTAGTGCTTTGTAATGTGTAGAACAGCAACACTTTGCTCAGTACATATATTATACTCTACTTGATACAAATCCAATCTTCCACGAGgaagattttaaataataaatttccCAATAAGCCTATGTCACTTCCCATTACTGGATAAATAAATTCAGTGCTGCTTAAGACACGCTTGGAAGTACTTTTACCACGATGAATCatttattatttgtgttttaGAGATGTCAGTGATTTGGACCGTCATGAACAAATGTGGCTTTCTAAGTCCTTCCACTGAGCAGAAATGAACTAGAGGTCTTAATAACAGGAATAATCAGAAACTAGTTACGTCTCTGGCCTTATTTAGTTGTTgcctgaaacaggaaaaagaaaagcaggatcTGGGTTAGTCAGTGCTTTTCAGCCTTCTGAATGCTTGCAGCCCTGGAAGTACAGAATAATTGAAGCTTAAGCAGTAATAGGACTGAATCACTCTCAATAACTAGTCCTAGGAACTAGGTAGGAATATGTGTTAAGGTGATGTCccttacttttattattttcctaacTACTTTGTAGAGAACTACAAGTTTCAGAACTAAATTCCTTGCCCACATTTGGTGGGTACTAGGGGGGGTTGTTTGACTTTAATTCCAGTTACTGGTTTGAAACAGGTAACCAAAGCTTCAGTTTCAGCTCAGCTGGAAAGTGGAATTACACACAGATACGTACTAAGGTGCTGAACAATCTGGTCAATTGTAGGTTTGAAAAGAGCATTCATTGCATCCGGGCTCATCCTCAGCATTCCCTGGGAGGACCACTTCACAAAGTCCACACTGGAAAAGAACAGTTAGACAGGACATTAAAACATTACAGCTgagctgtaagaaaaaaacaagcactCACAAGACACACTAAATAAATAAGTGAATGAGTTTACAGAATCTGCATGCATTTTGCTTGGAAGAAAGTGCCTCACCTCACCCTAGCCCCATACCAACTGCAGCAATGTAAAATTTCAAGGGAGAATTGCTATTTTTCCTTGTctaattgttgttttctttgcctGATTGCCTTCTGTAGCATTACCAATGCTCAGTTGCTTCCTGAAACAGCTGGCAGTCAATCCAGTGCTCGCTCATCTGAAACAGCATTGATTCATCCCCAGAAGGGCAACATTTAGATTATAGCAGTAGCAGGCCAAAGCCACTGGAAACACACAAGGAAAACAAGCAAGTATGGGAAGCCTCAGGAGGCAGAAGGGAGCACAGCATTTTTAATGAGGCATAACATTTGTTAAGTGAATACAGGCATTATGTTATTCCATCACTGATGCACATCCATATCGCTCAGTAATCTCCTTTTCATTCACACACATTATACGTCACCTTCATACTCTTTCTAACCCGCTAtccaattaatttcattttacttgAAGGGAACATTTAGCATTCCCTCTAAGATTCACCATTGAGACTATTAATAAGAAGAAGATGGTCTTGTGAGGGGGAATATTTCCagaaatttttaatgatttcaggACCTCAGTCTCATTTAGGAAGTGACTCCAAGCTGGATGCCAAGTCATTTAGGCTTAAAGTACATTTACCAATAACTTTAGGAAGAGATGCAGGAGTAGCCTGCGTGCTACATTCAACATtcaccagattaaaaaaatgcagaaagaagcCAAGGTACAGGTACTAAATATCACGTCTTCTGCTCTCAGGTCCCAAGCATTCTGCCCCAGATTCGCAGGCTCTCTTGTTCATTCTCTTTGATACCATTAATCTCCAGGTCTCCTGTAGTACATAACTTCAAAAGATGCAAAATGCCCACTTCTACTTTCTCCTCACTTCCTTTTGTGTAGCAACCTGTGGCCTTGTCATTTAGGGTGCTTTCTTGATACTTACAATCAGCAATTAAAATCTCTGCAGGGAATTATCTCTCCCCATCTACTAAGCAAATGATCTAACTGTAACATACTAGGAGTAAAGAAAGCTTGCCATCACTTCAAAAGGACAATATTTTCCTCTTGCAGAGCTCTATGCAATAGTATATGTTTTCACAGGTGATCTTGTATTGTTTATAATTTTCCTCAAGTCATGAATATACTTACACATCTCACTCAAGATCTTGGATTTGTTCCAGGACCCAGGCCTTTAAAAATTAAGGTTCTAGGTAACTAACTTTTAGACATCAAATTCTGTATTTGATCTGACCTTCCTAATCAAGACGTAAGAGACCCAAAATACATGGTCAAATTCAGGAAAGTGACGCAATGGTGGCCTAGTGAAAGCCATAGAAAGCAATACCAGGAGAGCGCAAGTCTTGCATAGAAAAGCTTTTGCAAGAGATTGATAAGAACTTTTCATTCTGGAAACTGCACTTCAGGCAATCCCATTTGCAGTTCATCCTTacattacatttttacattattatCTTTCAGTCTACATGTAATTAggatattttaattatttgtcttTGCTATCAGTAGTTAATTCTGCATCCATTTGGGTTCAATCGTCTACTCACTTGCTTTTCCTCAAGGCATGTTCTACACTATGACCTCGAAACTTCTTGTAATAGTCAATGAAGGAGAAAGGCAGAGTGATGTTTAGTGGATTGGTCCTGTCTGGAGCTGCTGCCCGTTTACGGGACTCAAACGCTATCATCAGATCTACCCAGGCAGCAGGACGCTTGATTTTAAATTGCTCAATAAAatcttctccaaatattttacacaGGAGCTTTTCAAATTCATAGTCCACACCTAGAGAACCATATGGTCCACCTGTattacaaacaaaacacagctttaaTATTCTGATTTCAAGTTGACCAAATACACATCAGATTGACACTACTAGGACTGCCATAGGAGAAGGTCTACAGAAAGAGGTATCTTTTCTAAATATAACAGTTGGTCTAATACAGAACATAATCTCATCTTTGCTTCACTTTTACTCCTATACCATCATAGCCACTGTAACACTACCACTATAaaacagacacatttttattAGAAGCAAAGGAAACTGCCTCCTTACCCACACATGAGAAGGTGTGAGCTGGACTCGTATTCAGGAGTAGATAGACTTGATGTACAGTGTCCCTTTTGCTCTTACTAGGTTGTTTCCTGAGCTAGTCTTACAGCCACCAAGACTGAGAATGCTCAGTGATGAACCATACAGATGAAGACTAACTCAGTATGGAGACACAGGAACAAATAATAGGCTGTCTCATGTGGGTAACAGCTTAGTCACGGGACAAACTCAAAGGGCATCTGGAGTTCAGGAAGGGAATACCATTCAAGGAATTGCACTTTATATCTTTGATGCAGACCAGTCATTGTGCATTTTTACCAGGGGATTGTAGACCCTCCTTGTTACACTGTGTGTAAAATTACTGGAACATATATATGCTTCCCCTTAAATCTAGGGAAAATTCTGTTCTGCCAACAGCCACTTTACAAGGATCTTGTTATGACACTCAGCTATACATATCTCCACAGTACATCTCTAAATACCTGGACAGAGCAGCAATACACAGGTGACCTCTCAAAGGACAGGAAAATGACGACTCTACTAGCAGAAGTCAGACCAGGACCACAGCAGGAGGTCATGGCCTGAACAGGAGTGAATAACACAGGAGATGGCAGTTGCTTACCCTTCCAACGTAAGGTTTACTATCCCAAAGCGTCAGAAGCATTAAGTGATTTACCTTTGTCTGCTGACCAGCAGCTACGTTACACTAATTTTGAATGCTGGTCTTATTTCCGGAAGAACTGTTAGTGAAATGTAGTGAATAATAAAGGCATACATTTCCTTCACTGACAAGTAAAAATACTacataaataaagcaagcagtGGAAGTGACATTACCTGTTGCTTTGTATAGCTCCTTAAGATGTCCTTCAGGGAGCCTTATCTGATGGACAGTCATATCCACTGTGCCTCCTCCACTGTCAACAACGATGTAACGGTCACCTAAGAATATGCAAATGATATTTACATTAACATTATCACAACAGTGTACTGCAATGAAAACTTCTCAGGGGCATATCACCGTGAGAGTTAATGACATACAGAAAGTCATGAATGTCTATGCTGAAGACTTGATCTTTTTTGGTAATTATAATGCAATGATAGACAATAAATATGAAAATCAGATGTCAATAGCTATTGATTTAGCATAGATGAAAATTGGTTTAGTAGACTTGCTCGTGCTGCTAGTGTACATTCTAGCAGGTTATCAAATTAATACTATGGCATATTTACAAGGCCTATTCTaaggaaaatattctgtttgtattttaacaCCTGGATTCCTTTCTACCATCTCCTTAATAAACTGTATTTTGCGAGAGCGTATAGAATAGCAGTTCAGCCTTAGTAACTAAGAGCAGCACAtgaacttgtatttttttattttcctatttataatCACTGTGAGAACAATGCAGTGCACAGCACATTTGTGGGAATCAAAATGTTTGCCTGCAGTATAAAACCAGTGAGAGCAAAGTTTATTCAAGAAAGGACATTACCTTCCTCCAGTTCGGACCAGATCTCTCCTATGACATTTTCCACCAAAAAGGTACGACTCTGTCGATTACGACGGATGTGTTCCTTAGCTAGTcattgacagagaaaaaaattactgagtaTGAGAAAGCATGAAGAAGTTGATATCATAAGCTGCAGGAAACAAGTGCAAGCAGGCTGACAGATCTGTCTGTATCACTTCTTAAcagaacaaatgaacaaaaattattGCATTAGAATCAGGAATATTATAACGTTGTtcctagaaagaaggaaaaatgtttttcagccaCACTGATCTTCCTTGATACTAACTGGATTAAAACCAATAGCCTAACATAAAAGCTATAAACaggtctggtttgttttttttttttttatattctggtTTTTAAAGCACTACCTGGAACCAGGCGGGCTTGCAGCCAACTGTGCTCGGTGCAGCCCCTGCCGCcaggcggcagccccggcccgctGCCAGACCCACCTGCACGCCCGGGGCCGGGGAGACAATCCCCACATTTCCAAAAGCCACTGCTCATTTTGGGTGCTCAGGCAAAGACGCCTCCTGAGCCTTTCAGGATGTCGGTCTGTCTCAAAACAAGCAGCCAAAAGCACTGCTTCTCAGATTTATAACTTCTTAAGGCCACAGTGATCACCAAGTCTGACCctcataatattttaaatatacaccaattaaaaattaagcatAATCTAGCAATATTGTAACAATAAGTTAACTTAAAGACTTAATTGCtatttagacatttaaaagaTGCAGAACAGTCTGAAGAGAGAGCAGAGTAGTGAAAGCCTTTGCTATTATGCTTCTTAATCAACCCCTACAACTGCATGATCAAAAAATCATTCCCTGTGTAACCTTCACTCACCTTCAAAGGCACTTCCATGAAACGCTACAGAAGAAGAGAGGCATCCTGTCATGCATGAAAATATCATTCTTTCTGAAAACGTCAGCATGCAAATCACTGAATGCCTTTTGCTTCTTGTTTCTACAGTGCCTATCATCAGAAAAAGACCAGCGGCTCCACTTGCACCCGTACTCTCCCCATAAAGACCCTATGATGCAGACAAGCCATGTCAGCCTCGCTGTGCTGACTTCGCAGCACACAGTGAGAGCTTCAACGACGAAGCATTCAATGACAGAACAAGCACTAGGTCCAAGCAAGGGCCTGACACAGGGCCCACACAAGTCAATGGGAGTCCTTTCATTCACTCCTGTGGGCTAGAAGTGAACGCAAGAGCCAGTCTTAACTATAACTGAAGTAAGGTTATCCTGGCTACTATGAACagtgaaatttttgttttgacttcACAGCAATAATATGGTCCTTGGAGTGCTTTTCTCTGTTTatatttaaaggatttttctcCTTAATCTGTTCTCAGCTTGTCTTGGGTGCCTGCCATGCCTTTATGAAATTTTAATTCTAACCCCAAATTAATTCACTccaaactttgttttcattaattttgacATGAAACCTTTCTCATCCCCAACAGCTTTTACCATACAAGGTCAAGAACGAGAATGGTACCCCCTATCCAAAAAAAAGCCCATTAGCAGAAATCCATGATCTGCCAGATCCTGCCTAGCTTTAAAACCTTAACCAGAGAAAcgcttttcttttattattttcccagaGGCAAATCCCTGTGTAGCCTGAAAGAGAGTTCATGTAAAATCGCATGGAACTGGAATGGTTCAGGACACAAACGAGGGGGACAGAAGGCGAGGGGCCCCTGAAGGGACTGTGTCCTGAAAAGGGATTGTGTCCTGTGCTCTGTGTGAGCCTTCGTAACACTGAACACATCTGACAAGTGCTGGCTAGGAGAGGCACGGATATGAGAGAATGATGTAGTGACTCCacctaactaaaaaaaaaaataccctccgGTAAGTACAGGAATAGCTTTACTAGCTTAATCTTCCATTTGCCTGTACTGTTTTGACCTAGTAAATGTgataaaatacaaattcttctgaaaaattcCGTCTGGGATAGATTGGCACACTACCACCAATATCAGTGCAACAGTTACAGTTCACACAGACAGGAAATCTGTACATTATGCAGCAATCACATCTTACTGCTGCTtcgttttccttttgttttttctctcctattTTCCTCCAATCTCAGGTAAGATACCCAAGCTCAAAAATCTTTGGTGAGGAAGGATCTTTTGGCAAGTGACTTACACTGTGGTCCAATCTCTGTCCCTCATTGTAAGTCAGTCTTCAAACATGGATATTAGCAACAGATCTCAGGTCAATAAATCAGAAGTGCCGTATCTAGTTGCTCTTCTACGAGCAGATAAATTCATTGCTATATTCCAATACTGTGTGTTCCCCTGAGTGTTGACAGTAATTAATGGTATTTCATAAAGATGACATCAAAAAGCACCTGCCAAAACTCTGGAACACCTCAGACTAAATGTCTCATTGCAGATCCAGTTATTTAACACTGCTTCAATAATGCAGCTAATCGAACACATAATTGTTtccaagaaattaaatttaaaaaatgatccAACATGAAGTATTGATTTtaattaaggcaaaaaaaaacctgttgtgAAAATACTAAAAGACTCCCACAATATCCCAATAAAGGCAAGGCAATGAAGCTACCTGTGTTCTAAAATTCAAGTGTGTGCAAACATGCCTGCTGGATCAATGCCTAAACTAGCCTAATTACAGTAAACAGCGAAACAGTTTATAAAAGCAAACTGATGCTAGCCTGAAACGTTTCACGAGAGCAAAGACAACAAGAATTGGTAAGAAAACAGCCCTCATGGACAAAGCAAACTTGGGCATAAGAATCTAAAGAAGTGAGTTAATAGAAGTAGTACCCTGTGTAAATCCAGTTCCAATAGTGTCACTTGGGCTATAACCATTGACAGGCGCCCTACTACTCAGGTCTATCATCTGGTGCAGGCGGAGCTTTCGGCAGTAGATAGAGGCAGCCTCGGGTTCCAGGGCAATGATCAACTGCTCGGGATTTTCAGGAGATGCCATTCCTGCCTGCGAGAGAGAATCGATCAGAGAAGTGGGGTGGGAAATACCGCAACCTATCAGACCCTTTTCAGCAATTGAACAAGCTTTTCCCCAGCTCGCCGTTTCAGACAGGTCAGCCCTCCGAGTTCAACGCGCGAAGGAGCTGCTGCCATCGGCTAAAGGTCTTGATCTGGGAATCGTCCTGCCCACAATGTATGGCACAACTTCACAGGCTGTAACAGGGAAGTACGCATGCACTTACCATGCTAAGTGTCTAACCAAGCAGCTGTGTACATGACAggtggagaaaggaggaaagtcGTTTTGAAACCTGTGATGAATGGCCTAAAACCTGAACTCCTAATTAACCTGTGAATCTGCATGCTAAGAGGGGCCCCagtctgctttaaaaaatgaaggaataCCTTTGGCCTCTCCTCCCCACAATGATATTTTAAGTATCTCTTTCTTTATATCCCAGGTATATTTAGTCCTTGCTGAAATGGACCCTCTCCGCACTGTGTAGCTTACTAGGAATATACAATACACTTTGCCAGTAATGCATCTTTTGacttaaaaccagtattttccatttcaaaatccaCTGCTTTTAAGCACATTCACTTTTATAACATCTTCAAAATGCTCAGTTTGTTCAAGGACTCAAAATACAATAGGGCAAGTTCCCAAAAATGTAATGGGAACA
Above is a genomic segment from Calonectris borealis chromosome 7, bCalBor7.hap1.2, whole genome shotgun sequence containing:
- the HSPA12A gene encoding heat shock 70 kDa protein 12A, with protein sequence MSETESGAADAVSTSAYSSPAKSLGDPGITPLSPSHIVKDSDADDAVEQLFLVVVAIDFGTTSSGYAYSFTKEPECIHVMRRWEGGDPGVSNQKTPTTILLTPERKFHSFGYAARDFYHDLDPTESKHWLYFEKFKMKLHTTGNLTMETDLTAANGKKVKALEIFAYALQFFKEQALKELSDQGGSDFENTEVRWVITVPAIWKQPAKQFMRQAAYKAGMASPENPEQLIIALEPEAASIYCRKLRLHQMIDLSSRAPVNGYSPSDTIGTGFTQAKEHIRRNRQSRTFLVENVIGEIWSELEEGDRYIVVDSGGGTVDMTVHQIRLPEGHLKELYKATGGPYGSLGVDYEFEKLLCKIFGEDFIEQFKIKRPAAWVDLMIAFESRKRAAAPDRTNPLNITLPFSFIDYYKKFRGHSVEHALRKSNVDFVKWSSQGMLRMSPDAMNALFKPTIDQIVQHLSDVFDKPEVTNVKFLFLVGGFAESPLLQQAVQSAFGSRCRVIIPQDVGLTILKGAVLFGLDPAVIKVRRSPLTYGVGVLNRFVEGKHPPEKLLIKDGTRWCTDVFDKFISADQSVALGETVTRSYTPAKPSQLVIVINIYSSEQDNVSFITESGVKKCGTLRLDLTGTDASVPNRREIKTLMQFGDTEIKAMAVDVATSKSVKVGIDFLNY